A stretch of Fundicoccus culcitae DNA encodes these proteins:
- a CDS encoding ABC transporter permease, with protein MLDIIISSLAQGCVWAIMAIGVYITYRLLNIADMSAEAVFPLGAAVSAIMITNDVNPLIATVASFFAGSLAGMVAGLIHTKMKIPPLLTGILVLTGLYTINMHVMGRPNIALIGSNTIFKGLTDYLNLGRNIPVIIVSLIIVAIIVVVLNAFLHTEIGLALRSTGDNEQMSQANGINTDNMKTLAYMIGNGLIALSGSLIAQKDGFADIGMGTGTMVIGMSSLIIAEVVIPNQPLGIRLSSLVVGSFIYRIIIDLILNQRFFKVEPYDIKLFSAILLGFVLYLPEMKKHLNKYRRNGQLSGGK; from the coding sequence ATGTTAGACATTATTATTTCAAGTTTAGCCCAAGGTTGTGTCTGGGCTATTATGGCAATTGGCGTTTACATCACCTATCGTTTACTGAATATAGCCGATATGTCAGCCGAAGCAGTTTTCCCTTTAGGAGCTGCCGTTAGTGCGATTATGATTACCAATGACGTAAATCCATTAATTGCGACAGTTGCCTCATTCTTTGCCGGTAGTCTGGCTGGGATGGTAGCAGGCTTAATTCACACCAAGATGAAAATACCTCCACTACTCACTGGGATTTTAGTCCTAACTGGTTTGTATACGATTAATATGCATGTAATGGGGAGACCTAATATTGCCTTAATTGGATCTAACACCATTTTTAAAGGGTTAACTGATTATTTAAATTTAGGTAGAAATATCCCCGTGATTATTGTTTCACTTATTATAGTTGCGATAATCGTGGTTGTGTTAAATGCCTTTTTACATACTGAAATTGGTTTGGCCTTACGCTCGACAGGTGATAATGAACAAATGAGTCAAGCCAACGGAATAAATACCGATAACATGAAAACACTCGCCTATATGATTGGGAATGGTTTAATTGCCCTATCGGGTTCCCTAATTGCCCAAAAAGATGGCTTTGCGGATATCGGAATGGGGACAGGGACCATGGTTATTGGAATGTCCTCCTTAATTATTGCTGAAGTGGTTATCCCTAATCAGCCGCTAGGTATTCGTTTATCAAGTCTTGTTGTAGGTAGTTTTATTTATCGTATTATTATTGATTTAATTCTAAACCAACGCTTTTTCAAAGTGGAACCTTATGATATCAAACTGTTCTCTGCCATTCTTCTAGGGTTTGTGCTTTACTTACCAGAGATGAAAAAACATTTAAATAAATACCGTCGCAACGGTCAGCTGAGTGGAGGTAAATAA
- a CDS encoding ABC transporter substrate-binding protein: MKKTISRFNVIVAMVLSLVLALVSPVTTLAQDDSAEPIHIGVLQYVEHEALDAVLKGFEDTLNASEFGDRIVWDIQNGNGDQANLQSISEKIARDNDILFAIATPAAQSLAVVETEKPIFIAAVTDPVEAGLVESLEEPNTNVTGTSDMAPIAEQVDLLIRNFPDVENVGLIYNSSEVNSVVLVELAVEELEARGLTTHVGTVTNTNDIAQVMNSLTSQVEAMFMVTDNTIDSSIALVGDMAKEAGIPTIGSSDSVVMTNGLATLSNSYEDYGIQTANMVIRMLTEELDPAEMPVELAENHQVIVNPDFAEALGIDPESIQ; encoded by the coding sequence ATGAAAAAAACAATTAGTCGATTTAATGTTATCGTTGCAATGGTGTTATCATTAGTATTAGCCTTAGTTAGCCCTGTTACGACTTTGGCACAAGATGATTCAGCTGAACCGATTCATATTGGTGTTCTACAATATGTTGAACATGAAGCGTTAGATGCGGTTTTAAAAGGCTTTGAAGATACTTTAAATGCTTCTGAATTTGGTGATCGCATTGTTTGGGATATCCAAAACGGTAATGGTGACCAAGCCAACTTACAATCTATTTCTGAAAAAATAGCACGTGACAACGATATTTTATTTGCGATTGCAACACCCGCTGCTCAATCTTTAGCTGTGGTTGAAACGGAAAAACCGATATTTATTGCAGCGGTAACGGATCCGGTTGAAGCTGGTTTGGTTGAATCTTTAGAAGAACCAAACACCAATGTGACGGGTACAAGTGACATGGCTCCTATTGCAGAACAAGTCGATTTATTAATTCGTAATTTTCCTGATGTAGAAAACGTTGGTTTGATATATAATTCTAGTGAAGTGAATTCCGTTGTTTTAGTTGAACTGGCTGTTGAAGAATTAGAAGCCCGTGGTTTAACAACGCATGTCGGAACAGTAACAAACACTAATGACATTGCTCAAGTAATGAATTCATTAACTTCACAAGTGGAAGCTATGTTCATGGTAACGGATAATACCATTGATAGCTCGATTGCACTGGTTGGGGACATGGCTAAAGAAGCAGGTATTCCAACAATTGGTTCGTCTGATTCAGTCGTTATGACAAATGGTTTAGCTACTTTGTCTAACTCATACGAAGATTACGGTATTCAAACCGCTAATATGGTTATTCGTATGTTAACGGAAGAACTTGATCCAGCTGAAATGCCCGTTGAATTAGCTGAAAACCATCAAGTTATTGTTAACCCAGATTTTGCAGAAGCATTAGGCATTGATCCTGAATCGATTCAATAA
- a CDS encoding ABC transporter substrate-binding protein — translation MNEIGRYWKKMSVALAVLPLLGASVVLSTGSVSAQEKEAINVGILQYVEHDSLDANREGFIAGLEEEGYIEGENLTINYLNAAADNANLQSMSENLLNSSDFVFGIATPVAQSLVNAAVDTPIYFSSVTDPVGAGLVDDLVDKEQNVTGTIDAAPIAEQVELLLQTKEDIQNVGILYNSGEPNSVSEAERAEAVLVEKGVEVSHHTVTSTNDISQVMAALATQVDAVFLVTDNTIASAMPLVGDLAKEAGLPLVGGSKDMILENGLATYGLDYFELGKQTARMLSRQIEEGVTASEIPVESAANLELVVNEDVAEALGIDPANLQLDIKDEEN, via the coding sequence ATGAATGAAATAGGTCGATATTGGAAAAAAATGAGTGTTGCGTTAGCGGTTTTACCCTTGTTGGGAGCGTCGGTTGTCTTATCTACTGGCTCGGTTAGTGCTCAGGAAAAAGAAGCTATCAATGTTGGAATTTTACAATATGTGGAGCATGATTCATTAGATGCTAACCGTGAAGGCTTCATCGCAGGGTTAGAAGAAGAAGGATACATTGAAGGTGAAAACCTTACGATTAACTATTTAAATGCGGCAGCTGATAATGCGAATTTACAGTCGATGAGTGAGAACTTACTAAATTCAAGTGATTTTGTTTTTGGTATTGCGACACCCGTAGCGCAATCGCTGGTAAATGCTGCGGTTGACACACCTATCTACTTTTCATCGGTAACAGACCCAGTTGGTGCTGGATTGGTAGATGATTTAGTGGATAAAGAACAAAATGTGACAGGTACAATTGATGCGGCTCCGATTGCTGAACAAGTTGAGTTATTGTTACAAACTAAAGAAGATATTCAAAACGTAGGTATTTTGTATAATTCTGGTGAACCCAACTCAGTGAGTGAAGCAGAACGTGCTGAAGCAGTCTTAGTTGAAAAAGGGGTGGAAGTTAGCCACCATACCGTAACGTCTACGAATGATATTAGTCAAGTGATGGCTGCTTTAGCTACGCAAGTAGATGCTGTTTTCTTAGTAACAGACAATACGATTGCGAGTGCTATGCCCCTAGTTGGTGATCTAGCTAAAGAAGCCGGTTTACCCTTAGTTGGTGGATCTAAAGATATGATTTTAGAAAATGGTTTAGCCACTTATGGTTTAGATTATTTTGAATTAGGTAAACAAACAGCTAGAATGTTATCTCGCCAAATTGAAGAAGGTGTGACTGCCAGTGAAATCCCGGTAGAGTCAGCTGCGAATTTAGAGTTAGTTGTTAATGAAGATGTCGCTGAAGCTTTAGGCATTGACCCAGCAAATTTACAATTAGACATAAAAGATGAGGAGAATTAA
- a CDS encoding SanA/YdcF family protein → MRRIFRVVWLMLIAAIKLVLLGVVLFIVVIAGINLFVIGSNYSNFYTVNELSETAMMADDVPILVLGAGIINNEEPSNILANRLDKAIEIYEAAPNKQIIVSGDHTDQYYNEVAVMQQYLIEQGVNEANIVLDPQGYSTYESVNRLSQVVKTDKVIICTQGYHLSRALMIANRLGLEAVGVPADEVDYGRIERESREVFARVKDFAVVYFDYRTPFD, encoded by the coding sequence ATGCGTCGTATTTTTCGAGTCGTATGGCTAATGCTGATAGCGGCTATAAAACTAGTCCTGTTAGGCGTGGTTTTATTCATTGTCGTTATCGCTGGCATTAATCTATTTGTCATTGGCTCTAACTATTCTAATTTTTATACGGTAAATGAATTGAGTGAGACCGCTATGATGGCCGATGATGTACCCATATTGGTTTTAGGGGCTGGCATTATTAATAATGAAGAACCGTCCAATATTTTGGCCAATCGCTTAGATAAGGCTATCGAAATTTACGAAGCAGCTCCTAATAAACAAATTATTGTCAGTGGTGATCATACGGATCAGTATTACAATGAAGTGGCTGTGATGCAGCAATATTTAATTGAACAAGGGGTTAATGAAGCCAATATTGTTTTAGATCCCCAAGGCTATTCAACGTATGAAAGTGTTAACCGTCTGAGCCAGGTAGTGAAGACGGATAAAGTGATTATTTGTACACAGGGTTATCATTTATCACGTGCTTTAATGATTGCGAACCGCTTAGGTCTGGAAGCCGTTGGTGTGCCAGCCGATGAAGTAGATTATGGTCGTATTGAGCGTGAAAGTCGTGAAGTATTTGCCAGAGTAAAAGATTTTGCGGTTGTCTATTTTGATTACCGCACGCCGTTTGATTAA